The Triticum aestivum cultivar Chinese Spring chromosome 7B, IWGSC CS RefSeq v2.1, whole genome shotgun sequence genome window below encodes:
- the LOC123156803 gene encoding chitin elicitor receptor kinase 1, which produces MEAPLLPLFLLLLAAAAGPNTVTAAGDGCSRGCDHALGSYYVASNQNVTYIANLFGFSDYRVLGKYNPGIPNLDFVAAGDRLNVPFPCQCIAPPSAPASTFLAAPIPYKVTTGDTYISIADQFNNLTTPAWLQATNTYPANNIPDVGSVNVTVNCSCGDPGISTAYGLFLTYPLRDRETLASVAANHSFSSSEQMDLLRKYNPGMDGVTGSGIVYIPAKDPNGSYLPLESQAKKSSAGAIAGGVVAGVVALVLGLVLFLFYRRRKAKQDALIPSSEESTRLASAVSMQKVTPSSSQADGASPAAGITVDKSVEFSYEELFNATEGFNIIHKIGQGGFGAVYYAELRGEKAAIKKMDMQATQEFLAELKVLTHVHHLNLVRLIGYCTESSLFLVYEFIENGNLSQHLRGTGYEPLSWVERVQIALDSARGLEYIHEHTVPVYIHRDIKSANILIDKNTRAKVADFGLTKLTEVGGGTSLQTRVVGTFGYMPPEYARYGDVSPKVDVYAFGVVLYELISAKDAIVRSTESASDSKGLVYLFEEALNAPDLKEGLKRLIDPKLGDDYPIDAILKMTHLANACTQEDPKLRPTMRSVVVALMTLSSTSEFWDMNALYENPGLVNLMSGR; this is translated from the exons ATGGAAGCTCCGCTACTCCCCCTTTTCCTGCTCCTCCTGGCCGCCGCGGCGGGCCCGAACACGGTCACCGCGGCGGGGGACGGCTGCAGCCGGGGCTGCGACCACGCGCTGGGCTCCTACTACGTCGCGTCCAACCAGAACGTCACCTACATCGCCAACCTCTTCGGGTTCTCTGACTACCGAGTGCTCGGCAAGTACAACCCCGGGATCCCCAACCTCGACTTCGTCGCCGCCGGGGACCGCCTCAACGTCCCCTTCCCCTGCCAATGCATCGCGCCGCCGTCCGCCCCGGCCTCCACCTTCCTCGCCGCCCCCATCCCCTACAAAGTCACCACCGGAGACACCTACATCAGCATCGCCGACCAATTCAACAACCTCACCACCCCCGCCTGGCTGCAGGCCACAAACACCTACCCGGCCAACAATATCCCCGACGTCGGCTCCGTCAACGTCACCGTCAACTGCTCATGCGGCGACCCTGGGATTTCCACCGCTTACGGCCTCTTCCTCACATACCCGCTCAGGGACAGAGAGACCCTAGCCTCTGTCGCCGCCAATCATAGCTTCTCGTCCTCTGAGCAGATGGACCTGCTCAGAAAGTATAACCCCGGGATGGATGGTGTCACCGGGAGCGGCATCGTGTATATCCCAGCCAAAG ATCCCAATGGAAGCTACCTTCCTCTGGAATCACAAG CGAAAAAAAGTTCAGCGGGAGCAATAGCAGGAGGTGTTGTGGCTGGTGTAGTTGCACTAGTCCTGGGTCTCGTGTTATTCTTGTTTTATAGGCGAAGAAAGGCGAAACAGGACGCTTTGATTCCATCTTCTGAAGAATCTACCCGTCTAG CCAGTGCAGTATCCATGCAAAAGGTGACACCATCGAGCAGTCAAGCTGACGGAGCTTCACCAGCTGCCGGCATTACAGTTGATAAATCAGTCGAGTTCTCATATGAAGAACTTTTTAATGCTACAGAAGGCTTTAACATAATTCATAAAATTGGACAAGGTGGTTTTGGTGCTGTCTATTATGCTGAGCTTAGAGGCGAG AAAGCTGCCATAAAAAAGATGGACATGCAGGCTACTCAAGAGTTCCTTGCTGAGTTAAAAGTTTTGACACATGTTCATCATCTTAATCTG GTGCGCTTGATTGGTTATTGCACGGAGAGTTCTTTGTTCCTTGTCTACGAATTTATCGAGAATGGCAACTTAAGCCAGCATTTGCGTGGAACTG GTTATGAGCCTCTTTCTTGGGTTGAAAGAGTTCAGATTGCACTAGATTCAGCAAGAGGTCTTGAGTACATTCATGAGCATACCGTTCCAGTGTACATACATCGGGACATCAAATCCGCAAACATCTTGATAGACAAGAACACCCGTGCAAAG GTTGCAGATTTTGGTCTAACAAAACTTACAGAAGTTGGTGGTGGTACATCTTTGCAAACACGTGTTGTTGGTACATTCGGTTACATGCCTCCAGA ATATGCCCGATACGGTGATGTTTCTCCTAAAGTCGACGTCTATGCCTTTGGTGTTGTTTTGTACGAACTTATTTCAGCCAAAGATGCCATTGTCCGATCAACTGAATCTGCCAGTGATTCAAAGGGATTGGTTTATCTG TTTGAGGAGGCTCTCAATGCACCGGATCTGAAGGAAGGCCTCAAAAGGCTGATCGATCCAAAGCTAGGAGACGATTACCCCATCGACGCCATTCTCAAG ATGACGCACCTGGCGAACGCATGCACACAGGAGGACCCCAAGTTGAGGCCGACAATGAGATCCGTGGTGGTGGCGCTGATGACGCTGTCCTCCACGAGCGAGTTCTGGGATATGAACGCCCTCTACGAAAACCCGGGCTTGGTGAACCTCATGTCCGGGAGATGA
- the LOC123156339 gene encoding uncharacterized protein translates to MKMAGSAVLLISLLSAIAPLPSEALNVGGHLLKSKTFRSPPILLGPGSVSNKYYHDVDFPRGHLAVKSFNAEVVDENGVPVPLHETYLHHWVAVPYYALKDNQSSDAQKVPAMLKGNDGVCKRALTQYFGLGSETRHTATWVPDPYGIETGNQEKAPEGYEEKWLLNIHAIDTRGVADKPSCTECKCDFYNVTIDEYGRTVSKNYTGGLLCCYDQTQCRLKAGFNAEVRKVFLQYTVTWLDWTDAVVPVKIYIFDVTDTAMLDGTHEHSCKVEYQVEECSAENRANNECIHTKTTRAVLPRGGDIVYSVAHQHSGGVGASLHGQDGRLLCESLPTYGTGKEAGNEANYIVGMSSCYPKPGSIKVSDGEVLTIVSNYSSDREHTGVMGLVYILVAEPQQPAPAPSLCFSFPAPWCLPAWMSSNM, encoded by the exons ATGAAAATGGCTGGCTCTGCTGTGCTGCTCATTTCGCTCCTATCGGCTATCGCCCCCCTACCCTCTGAAGCCCTCAACGTGGGAGGTCATCTGCTGAAATCAAAGACGTTCCGTTCTCCGCCCATCTTACTGGGGCCTGGATCAGTCTCAAACAAGTACTACCATGACGTCGACTTCCCCCGAGGCCACCTTGCAGTCAAGAGCTTTAATGCTGAGGTCGTCGATGAGAATGGCGTCCCTGTCCCGCTCCATGAGACTTACCTGCATCACTGGGTTGCAGTACCATACTATGCTCTCAAGGACAACCAGAGCTCTGATGCGCAAAAGGTTCCCGCAATGCTTAAAGGGAATGATGGAGTGTGCAAGAGAGCACTAACCCAGTACTTCGGGCTCGGTTCCGAGACTCGCCACACCGCCACATGGGTTCCTGATCCTTATGGAATTGAGACCGGCAACCAAGAGAAGGCCCCTGAAGGCTATGAGGAGAAATGGCTGCTCAATATTCATGCCATCGACACGAGGGGCGTGGCCGACAAGCCTAGCTGCACCGAGTGCAAGTGCGACTTCTACAATGTCACAATTGATGAGTATGGGCGCACAGTCTCGAAGAACTACACTGGTGGGTTGCTTTGCTGCTATGATCAGACCCAGTGTCGGCTCAAAGCAGGGTTCAACGCCGAGGTGCGGAAGGTGTTCTTGCAGTACACCGTGACTTGGCTCGACTGGACTGATGCGGTGGTGCCTGTCAAGATCTACATATTTGACGTTACGGATACCGCTATGCTCGACGGGACTCATGAACACTCTTGCAAG GTTGAGTATCAAGTTGAGGAATGCAGCGCGGAAAACCGAGCCAACAATGAGTGCATCCATACTAAGACTACCAGAGCGGTCTTGCCGCGTGGAGGAGATATCGTGTACAGTGTTGCACACCAGCACTCTGGAGGAGTCGGTGCTTCTCTGCATGGCCAG GATGGACGCCTTCTATGTGAATCGCTTCCAACTTACGGCACAGGGAAGGAGGCAGGGAACGAGGCAAACTACATTGTCGGCATGTCGAGTTGCTACCCTAAGCCAGGATCCATCAAGGTCAGCGACGGCGAGGTGCTGACCATCGTCTCCAACTACAGCAGCGACCGAGAGCACACCGGCGTCATGGGCCTGGTCTACATCCTCGTGGCCGAGCCGCAGCAGCCGGCTCCGGCGCCATCCCTGTGCTTCAGTTTTCCGGCCCCAT GGTGCCTACCGGCATGGATGTCTAGCAACATGTGA